The Candidatus Nanosynbacter featherlites DNA window TCGCGAAGAAACGATTCAAGCGACTGGCTTTTTGATTTTAATGGCATTAACAATAGTGGTAACGTGGAATGATATCGCAAAATTATTCTCATAAGCATAAGAGCAAAAAATTAGTACAGCTCAAAAAGAACTGGCTGTGGTGCTTGATTTTGCCTGTTTGGGCGTACGCATCGTTCATGGTGTCAGGTCTACTGGTTTCGTTGGTAGTGTGGTTGTTGGTGCAGGCGGGTGTGCCGCTCAAGAGTGTACCGTCGGTTTTGTTGACAACTGGTGTTTCGGTGGTCGTGTGGATAATCACGGTAGTTATGGTCACTATGGTGCCGTATTGGCTATTTAGGCGTAAGTCGAGCATCAAAGACCTTGGTGTCACTGGTAAACCAGCATGGCTGGACCTGGTTATACCCGTACCGACTTTTGCTGCGTATTTTATTTGTTCCATCATGATGGCGGCATTGGCAGTAACGTTTTTGAATGTTGATTTTAAGCAAACACAACAGTTGCCTTTTGATACGACAACATTGTATTCACAGGCTCAGTACGCCATGATCTTTTTCACACTGGTGGTATTGGCGCCCTTGGCAGAGGAGCTGCTATTTCGCGGGTACCTATACACGAAATTGCGCAAGACAACCTCAGTAAAAGTCTCGGTCATCATCACCAGTCTCACGTTCGGTTTGGCGCATTTGGCAATTGGCAGTGAAAACTTGCAGTGGAATGTCGTACTAGACACCTTTGTGCTCAGCATATTTTCGTGTTTGTTACGGGAATACACTGGGGCGGTTTGGGCAAGTGTAGTGCTGCACGCCATCAAAAACAGTTTGGCGTTTTATCTGTTGTTTATCAATCCAATTACTATTCACAGTACTGTTGGAATATTATTTACGTAAAGGAGTTTGACGTATGAGAATGAGCCAATTATTTACCAAAACCAGCAAAACTGCGCCAAGTGACGAGATGGCGAAGAATGCTCAGTTGTTGATCCAGGCTGGTTATGTTCACAAAACGATGGCTGGTGTATACTCGTACACCCCCTTAGGACTGCGCGTGCTGGAGAACATTAAGCGCATTGTGCGAGAAGAAATGAACGCGATCGACAGCCAAGAGCTCATCATGAGCAGCCTGCAGCGCAAGGAACTGTGGACAGAGACAGGGCGGTGGGACGATGAATTGGTTGATGTTTGGTTTAAGTCTCATCTGCAAGATGGTACTGAGGTGGGCTTTGGCTGGACGCACGAAGAGCCTATCATCGAGTTGTTGCGGAATTATCTCAAGAGCTACAAGGACTTACCGATCAGTGTTTACCAGTTCCAAAACAAGCTGCGTAACGAGCTGCGTGCTAAAAGTGGTATCATGCGCGGACGCGAATTTGTCATGAAAGACATGTATTCGGTGCACGCTACCCGAGAGGATTTGGACGTGTATTATGAGGCGGTCATTGCAGCGTATAAACGCTGTTACGATCGGCTGGGAATTGGGCAGGATACGTATGTTACCTTTGCGAGCGGTGGAGCATTTACTAAATTCAGTCACGAATTCCAGACGATTTGTGAGGCTGGCGAGGACTATGTTTACTTGCACCGTGGCAAGAACATTGCGGTAAATGAGGAAGTGATTGATGAGGCAGTTGCTGAGTTGGGCGTTGACCGTAACGAACTGGAGAAGGTTAAAACAGCCGAAGTTGGTAATATTTTCAATTTTGGCACGCAAAAATCAGAGGAGATGAAACTAGTCTTTACTGGCGAAGATGGCCAGCAGCACTATGCATACATGGGAAGCTATGGCATCGGCATCACGCGTGTCATGGGCGTGATTGTTGAAAAGTTCGCTGACGAGAAAGGCTTGGTGTGGACTGAGAATATCGCGCCGTTCAAGCTGCAGTTGGTAGCAATCGGCGAGCGCGGCAGTGAGCTGGCAA harbors:
- a CDS encoding CPBP family intramembrane glutamic endopeptidase; the encoded protein is MISQNYSHKHKSKKLVQLKKNWLWCLILPVWAYASFMVSGLLVSLVVWLLVQAGVPLKSVPSVLLTTGVSVVVWIITVVMVTMVPYWLFRRKSSIKDLGVTGKPAWLDLVIPVPTFAAYFICSIMMAALAVTFLNVDFKQTQQLPFDTTTLYSQAQYAMIFFTLVVLAPLAEELLFRGYLYTKLRKTTSVKVSVIITSLTFGLAHLAIGSENLQWNVVLDTFVLSIFSCLLREYTGAVWASVVLHAIKNSLAFYLLFINPITIHSTVGILFT
- a CDS encoding aminoacyl--tRNA ligase-related protein, whose translation is MSQLFTKTSKTAPSDEMAKNAQLLIQAGYVHKTMAGVYSYTPLGLRVLENIKRIVREEMNAIDSQELIMSSLQRKELWTETGRWDDELVDVWFKSHLQDGTEVGFGWTHEEPIIELLRNYLKSYKDLPISVYQFQNKLRNELRAKSGIMRGREFVMKDMYSVHATREDLDVYYEAVIAAYKRCYDRLGIGQDTYVTFASGGAFTKFSHEFQTICEAGEDYVYLHRGKNIAVNEEVIDEAVAELGVDRNELEKVKTAEVGNIFNFGTQKSEEMKLVFTGEDGQQHYAYMGSYGIGITRVMGVIVEKFADEKGLVWTENIAPFKLQLVAIGERGSELANQLYSTLMKAGVEVLYDDRAERPGVKFADAELMGMPWRVTISDRGIDSGEFELTSRQSGETVTKNYDELVAFFVD